CTTGCAAGTGGCAAATATGTACTTGCAACTGCATTTGaacatacttgtaggctaaatgctaaaaacaaagcgTTTTTTCCCGTAATGCCACTGGGTATTGACTTGCACATGCGCATACCTACTAAGCGGAAgaaatgctttctttttttttctttagcgtctacatttgaacatacttgcaaatactttcaaacgtatttgaaatacatttaaacgaGCTTGTAAACAcgttcaaatgtgttttccagtcaaaaatgtttggtCCACATTGGGAGTTCCACACTTCCATAGATGTGGTCCATAAAatctcaaaaataatttttgaaacctaacacaaaaagaaaactatCCTCATTTCTGTTTGTTTAATCTGATATTTCGACTGTAtgtaatgcatttaaagcaatgcttgaaacttttttttaataattatttcacTTTACCACACTTCACCTTTACAGTGCAGTTCCGAATTGTTTCCATGGATTCCAGTTTCATCCCTATGGACCGACTGGTAAGTTTTCAATTATCTTTGAAGATACTCCACCATCTTTGTCTAAGgttgaaaaagaaagaattcaAGAAATCAAATGAGACAATATGCGTCAGGACCAAATGTGCAAAAGCCAACTGACAGTTTGTCAGTATAATAAGCATGctgtaaaaatgtatgtgtCACATCTATTTGAGAAGAGTTTGACTAGTCTATTTGTTCTTTTTCAGTACACAGTGGTGGAGCTTCAGGTAAGAATCCCGCAATGGCGCACATACAACTTTCTACCTGCGTTGTCTATAAAAATACCAAGCTTCGCGCTAGACTTGagctgggcatgaaaatagagcccgtTATGATCGCTTGAGTGGCTGAGAGccacaatgaaaacatttgaaatataatATAGTGGGTGTGTTGCTTTAAGAGGGATTTCAATGGATCATTGTATGAATCTCAGGAGAATCGTACGTGCGTATGTTCTAATCATGTTCTCAACTCATGAACACTATTAGCAATTTAACACAAAGTGgcaataaaatgtaaactttttatTTCAGTTAGACATTCATCAAAGCTGGAGTTCTTACTGATCAAGTgccacaaaataaagaaaaagtccCGTTCAGGTTGTGTGGTGATGGTCCCTTGCAACTATTACTAGAGTCAATAAGCACACTTGTGTTTTGTGTCTTTCTTCGTGTAGGATCCCAATTCAAATCGAATTGCTCAGTGGTTGGATAAATTTGTCAACGCTGGAATCCTCGATCTTTCGCATCCGATTATTCCCGAGGCAGCGCAAGGAACCTACGTAATTACTGCCACCACGGACAAAGGAGAGAAAATCTCCCACATCTTTGAAATCAAGGAATATGGTCTGCTatatttgctataaaaaaattgcacttgtttcacttttttttttgttcatttatacttatttgtattacttttttaGTTTTGCCCAAATTTGAGGTAACTGTTCAACTCCCGAGCGTGATTTCAATCCTGGATGAGGAGGTCACGCTGAAGATTTGTGGAAAGTAAGTGTTTTGGTCTGACTTTGCCTCCTCATGactttttgtaaaaagaaaaaaaaaaaactacatggAGATATTAAAActtaagcaataaaaaaaattgtacataaaGTGTCTTGCAAATGGTCTGAAACTCACTATTTCAATGCAATTCCTTTCATTTCAGCAAACATGATGATGaagaaagatgaaaatgtcTGAAATAAACTTTTGCTTTTCCGTGCAGATACACTTACGGAAAACCAGTTGTTGGCTCAGTCAAGGCGGTGTTTTGTAGGACTGCAATTCGCTATTTTTGGCGTTCTCCGATGGAGTCAAACATCTGCAAGACATTTCAACTGAAAGTGAGTCGTTCATAATAAACCACTATTGTCTGTTTCTTCATGCAAGCCATGAACTGCAATAGTCTAAAGGTGACACTCTTCCAGACCGATGGCAGTGGCTGTGCTACACAAATGGTGAGCTTGGAAGATTTTGCCCTCAACCAGTATATGTATGACGACAATTTTGTGGTGGAAGCTGAAGTGGAGGAGTATGGCACAGGTAAGCTGGTGAAAAGTTTTGCTCACCATCATGTTACCTGTATGACTTGATGCCTGGTTGTGATTTATAATCATTTCGTTCCCTTTTAGGGGTGACCCTGCAAGGTACAGGGCGGGCACGCTTCAGTGCTGTTATCAGAACCGTCACTTTTGAAGATGTACCTCAAGCGTACAGGCCTGGCATTCCATTTTCAGGAAAAGTAggcactctttttttctttttttttatgttgtgtaaACCAAGATAAAACCATATCCAACCAATGAGACCAAGGACAAATTGCACTTCAAAGCGGTTGAAGTCCAGTCAAGTCCAGTGACGTTTGGACTGTCCTCGATTTGAATGACAGCAGTCACAATTTAACTGAAGCGTCATCTTTAAAAGCTTTGCTGTCTGCGGCTTGCTTCTTGTTCATTGAAGGAGGATTTCCGATGGCTGTTGAAAtagttaaatgttaaaatagctCAATTCCTTAATACCACATTCTGAGAAACCTCTTGGGTGAAAATTTCAACTCCAATAGTGGTGTTGTGTTTTTGCAATTTTACTGGCTTATATGTATATGGTATTATTGGGGTCAGTACTACTGAAATGCTTAGCtgttcaaattagatttttaaattttcaaactTGCATAGAAGTTATGTTGCAAGGACTTTAATTATTAGATTCTAAATTATTATTGGGAGTCTATAGAGGAGCAAGTTGGTAAAAGAAAGGAAGTTAAGATAGTGGCATTCTAATTGCCGCTTTTTGTGTTAGTTCATCAGGGTTACCTGCTATTTAGTAGCCATGATGCTCACAAGAAGTCAAAGTACTAACTAGTCCCAACCATACCACACCACTAATATGGGATTGTTGTCAAATTTCTTTTTACtctataaataataaacaactATTTTAAGTTTTGTCCATccaaaatctgacattttatcCTCATTCATCTTGTTTGCAGGTGAAAATGACTGGTCCAGACAAAAAACCTGTGGCTAATGAGCCTGTGTACTTATTCAACCCGCACTCAATCACCTTAAAACTAACCACAAACACAGAAGGCGTGGCCTCGTTTTCACTGGACACCAGCAACTGGAAGGACAATGTGAATCTTGAGGTTTGTGACTACAATGTTGTTCATTTTAGGCCACTGTGGTGAATAGTAGAgaaataaagttgttttgttttttaaacggaCATGTTCAGAGCCTAAATATGCCAAGCTACGTCACGTCACAGtcgaacaaataaaaaatccaatttgatcaaaacgGTAAATAGAAATCTAGTAAATACAGTGCTTTTTGTTTACCATGAATTGTCCGAAACactaattcatcacttatttaaaaaaaaatatgtgtacaCCAGCAAGTTGACGGAGAGCCGCATCATCCTACGGAAAggcttttaaatttttgtttaaaagaactTTATTTAACCATCAGCATCCCTCGCCATAACTTGGCCAATGTCAGAACCctgttcgtttttgtttttttaggaaaagTTATAAATCCATCTGCATTCTGTCATATCAGCTAGTTAGCACTAACAACAAAGGCAGTGATACACTGCCTAGATGGGCTTTACTGACTGACTGCTTAACTGCTAACGCTCATTTGCGATGCCGCCTCATTACACAACTACCACGTGACTGGACTGATCTTAGATTCAAAGTGGCAACTGTCTTAGAATTTCacaactgtctttttttgtgttaacaggCCAAGTCCCAGCTGGTTGATGACAATGTGTATATTCCAGATATTCGAAAACCAGAGTACAGGAATGCCTACCATTACGTTTCTGAGTTCTACTCCAAGAGTAATAGTTTTTTGAAGCTCATGCCGGTCAGCGGGAATATCGCCTGTAACAAGGGTGCCCCGGTACGAGCTCGGTACATCATCCAGGGAAAGGAGCTCAAAAAGGGACAGGAAACCTTAGAGTTTTACTACTTGGTGAGTCCAGTTGATCTCAGTATTGGCAACTTCAGTCTGAACTAGAAAAGTTAGCACTGTGTAAGAAGCACACTaaataatatacaagtttcaAATGTCTGTGTGGGTACAGTCACACTTGACTTTGATGCTACGTGTACTTCTTAGGTGGTGTCCAAAGGAGCACTTGTGCAGCATGGCAATATCCCAGTGGCTGTTAGAATGGGTACAGGTAATATGATTTAAATTGTACTCATATAAATGTGCTTGCATGTGTTGATTCTTCCCACATTCAACAGACGTGTTTTATCAGAGACTCGCAGTTCGCATTATCCAAACTTTTTACTCGAATACAGAAAATTCAAAGGATGCAAGGACCACCTTAAAACTATTCGACTTACATTTATTAAACAGGCTAAAACCAATCCATAAAGAAACTATATATTGCATTGATTCACAAAATGAGATATTAGTACCACTAGTGGTATCTGGGCTCTCGCTGGTGGTAtgcaaaagaatcactgcccaagtatagttcagttgtatttaactttttagtacAATCCGTTCTTGAAAGAGCATtgcctcttttttcttttttaaaccatGATCAAcaataactttttattattattttattattatttagttattttttaacgTTGTTcttattattgctattattattattgctattattattattattattatattttttctagtTAATTGATTTGCTTGGTTAAGTCTATTACTTTACTATTAAGAGTAACCAGTTTGTCCTTGcttcaattaatttcattctacatttaacattttgttcttACCTCTGTCAGAGAACAAAGGGGAGGTGACCATACCCCTCCATCAAGTGATGGACCTGGCACCCTTTGCACAGGTTTTAGttgccaccgtgctgcctggtGGCGAGATTGTGGCCGACAGCCAGGACTTCCCCATCCAGCTCTGTCTCAAGAACAAGGTTGTACCTGCCTGTAGATTTTgaaatacaaaattaacaacGGATATACTTTACGCTTGAgttttaatgaaattaataaatactgGATTTGTCGCCACTGACCCCCTGCTGTCTGCTGTGCAGGTTTCTGTTCAGTTCTCGTCCCTCCAGGAGCTTCCAGCAGAGAAAACCACATTGAAACTCCAAGCTCAGCCTGGCTCTTTGTGCTCTGTTAGAGCCATTGACCAGAGCGTCCTGTTGCTGCAGGCAGAGAAGGAACTCACCGTTGACTATGTAAGATAAGTTGaacttcacaacaaacaaagtacaaatatccAATATTCCAACCAGTTTTCCAATGTGCCACCCGACCTGAGATTGAAAAAAAGTTGCTCCCCAAAAGAAACTGATATGCAAAACTGCTccacaaataaaagaaaatatattttgagctttgatttaatattgtgtttaacTCTGTGTAGGTGTACAAGCAGCTGCCTGTGCAGAGGTTGTCAGGATACCCGTATGATATTGATGAGTTTGGACCATATCCATGCTTTCTTGGCCCCGGACCAATCGGTGAAGAGGAGATATTGCTGCCACGGAGGAGCCCGCGTTCACTTTACTATGGACCAGTCACTCAGAAGAATGATGTTTTCAGCATCTTTAAAGTAAGACTTTAGACTAGACTTTTACTGCTTAAAGACCACATGAAGCACTGTGACATTGACCTGTAAGGgcaatgtattcattcattataaAGTTAAAGACTGTAAAATAAGTGAGGCCCTTTTGTTATGAAAGTGATCGTTTTTTTGGATCGCGTATAACACTGcgattttttaaatggatgCTAATTCATTGGTTAAGCAATAAGTGTTCATTTCTAACTAAGATGTTTGagaatgtttgcatttttgttctGTTTCCAAGTGCACAAACAATCTCCATCAAGGCATGATTTACAGAGATGAATGTTTTGCGACAAATGTATCTTTCTTTTTCAGGAGATTGGACTCAAGCTTGTGACAAATTCTGATGTGAAGAAACCCTTCGACTGCCAATATAGATATCCAATTTTCTTTAAAGGTAGGTTTGCTGCAATAGATACGTTAGTCCCTCAATGCTGCTTGCTGATTTCTCATTTGAACTGATTCTTGTTCACGAATTCCACCTCTATAGCATGGCATCTGAAGGCTACCATCACCATGTATTattaatgaattttatttttcgaGAGAGCTGTAAATACTCAGCTTTGCTTTGCAATGGCACAAAATTTCATTCCATCAACTGAGGAAATGAACAGCCACCATTTTCCAGTACTGTAGGaaaaagtgaaagaagtggaaaaGAGAATATTACTGCATTTCAATTTATCAATGACATTGTCCTCTGTTGATCCAAAAGTAactgtgttgaggtaattttttctGTCTTCATACAAGGTGCAGGCGGTGGCGCAGGCGGTGGCGAGGTTCCCATAATCTTAAATGAGGCACAGGCTTCTGGTGCTGGAGATGACTTTGAGGACGAGAAGGAGGAAACCGTGAGGACATTCTTTCCCGAAACATGGATCTGGGACCTAGTTTCTGTTGGGTAAGCATGCTAACGTGGCAGAAAATCAAAACGTTATTGAAATATTACATTTCTAAGTGTTTTTTGCAGTGAAGCAACCTGTTAATTTGCCTGCTGTGCTTGCGTGTGTATAGCGCCACGGGTACAGCGAATGTGATGAAGACGGTCCCAGACACCATCACCAAGTGGGCCGCTGGAGCTTTCTGCGTCTCCTCTGTGGGCTTTGGTGTGGCGCCCACCACTGCGCTGACGGCCTTCCAGCCCTTCTTCGTCAGTCTCACGCTGCCCTACTCTGTCATCCGTGGGGAAGCGTTTACTCTAAAAGCCACCGTCTTTAACTATCTCTCCAAGTGCATCATGGTAAATATCAGTGAGACATGAAAGTAGTAACATGTAGCACCTGGTTGTCATGGGACCCGTTAAACCTGTTGAAAATCACATTCCTGATTCCGGCAATATGTCTGCAGGTAAAAGTTACACTGGCTCAGTCTGACACGTATACCTTCAGAAACTGTTACAACTGCCAATACAGCATGTGTCTGTGCAGTGAAGAGAGCAAAACATTCTCTTGGATTGTCACTCCAACTACCCTTGGTAAGAATGACAACATcgcttcaaattatttttgccttCTTCATCCCATTTTGAATATTATGTTCTTCAGTAAATCAAACGTGAGGCATTTTGCTATTTGAATTTGCAGTCTTTATTTGATTCTGTCATCACTTGATGTTTTGGCATTTGTTATAAGCTCTCAAAAGGAAATTTAGTTAACACTCTGCTGTATATAAGACTGATCATATTTGAATGTCATGACAGCGAATAAGGCTGGCATTTGGGTGAAACAGTGAAATTATGTGGAGTTGAGGGAAATAAACCCTAAAATAATTGAGTCCGGAAAGCTGTTGACTGTAAATTTGTGGAAGGCTAGACTGACAACGCATGCCTTAATGTATCTCTGAATGAGACTGTTTTTTTGCACACATGCAGGCAAGGTCGATGTGAAGGTGAGCGCCGAGGCCCTGAAGACCAACTTGCGGTGTGGCAATGAGGTGGCTTCTGTCCCTGACGTGGGCCGTATTGACACTGTGGTCCGCAGCCTGCTGGTGGAGGTCAGTGCCTGTCAGATGAAAGCGATTGTCAGGGAACGTGACTGACAGAGGTCGCCTcagaaaatatcacattttctaTTTGCAGTATTAAAGTGAGCTTTTAGTTTCCGGGGTCCTAAATCCTCTTCAAAATTTGTTGCATCTACCTCATCATTGTTGTGCTAtgttcaaggttttttttttccaggtccatACTTTGCTCCGTTGTAGAGGAGAACAGTTTGGACTTTGTTTGTCCCCTACCAGCTTCCTcaattctctttcttttttttccatctaagaaaTTCGGACAGTAATTAGTGGACCACCTGGCTTCCCATTCTTTCACCACTctgtcatgatttttttttttgtgtttctcggATGGattgtgactgtgaaga
The genomic region above belongs to Vanacampus margaritifer isolate UIUO_Vmar chromosome 5, RoL_Vmar_1.0, whole genome shotgun sequence and contains:
- the LOC144052147 gene encoding alpha-2-macroglobulin-like protein 1 translates to MTQGSRHSIFAVTVSSQVRGGLQETLCVLINEPTEPVVLSVTLHMGSRSTLIMKQAVTQDYYDCLNFQVPLVRTRTVATLSVTVKGESGTMNKKTKILIMPPAFIHIVQTDKPIYKPGQTVQFRIVSMDSSFIPMDRLYTVVELQDPNSNRIAQWLDKFVNAGILDLSHPIIPEAAQGTYVITATTDKGEKISHIFEIKEYVLPKFEVTVQLPSVISILDEEVTLKICGKYTYGKPVVGSVKAVFCRTAIRYFWRSPMESNICKTFQLKTDGSGCATQMVSLEDFALNQYMYDDNFVVEAEVEEYGTGVTLQGTGRARFSAVIRTVTFEDVPQAYRPGIPFSGKVKMTGPDKKPVANEPVYLFNPHSITLKLTTNTEGVASFSLDTSNWKDNVNLEAKSQLVDDNVYIPDIRKPEYRNAYHYVSEFYSKSNSFLKLMPVSGNIACNKGAPVRARYIIQGKELKKGQETLEFYYLVVSKGALVQHGNIPVAVRMGTENKGEVTIPLHQVMDLAPFAQVLVATVLPGGEIVADSQDFPIQLCLKNKVSVQFSSLQELPAEKTTLKLQAQPGSLCSVRAIDQSVLLLQAEKELTVDYVYKQLPVQRLSGYPYDIDEFGPYPCFLGPGPIGEEEILLPRRSPRSLYYGPVTQKNDVFSIFKEIGLKLVTNSDVKKPFDCQYRYPIFFKGAGGGAGGGEVPIILNEAQASGAGDDFEDEKEETVRTFFPETWIWDLVSVGATGTANVMKTVPDTITKWAAGAFCVSSVGFGVAPTTALTAFQPFFVSLTLPYSVIRGEAFTLKATVFNYLSKCIMVKVTLAQSDTYTFRNCYNCQYSMCLCSEESKTFSWIVTPTTLGKVDVKVSAEALKTNLRCGNEVASVPDVGRIDTVVRSLLVEAEGTPQSVSHNALLCPAGGPEEKKISLVLPKKFVAGSVRATVSVLGDLMGRAMKNLDKLLAMPYGCGEQNMLKFAPNIFILNYLKSTGQLTAEILEKATRFLESGYQRELTYKHDDGSYSAFGKSDKSGNTWLTTFVMKSFGGAKPYIFVDPKHIQDAKKWLYSKQGRDGCITSVGKLFHNGMKGGVSDDVSLTAYIVAALLELDSDINDPVIQSALGCLKEAAGQRDNLYTTALMSYTFTLARDEEMRSKLITYLHQQSIAMDGTRHWKREGTSGTGLDSVAVEMTSYVMLALLSGPAMPGFGLDYVSGIVRWLTQQQNPYGGFSSTQDTVVALQALAKYAAATYSVGGRTRVTVTSLGGVNKVFIVDQRNRLLYQEESLSDVPGEYTIAAEGRSCVLAQISMHYNIPPPADFSVFDIVANTISKCNPSKTEIILSIHARYQGRREETNMVIMNIKLLSGHILAKSSLELLNSEPSVKRVELDEGYVNIYLDGLKRGEAVDYKMTLEQDVPVENLKAAVVKVYDYYQPSDVAATEYTSPCVKRVAEQFGRLRASRP